A stretch of Bos indicus isolate NIAB-ARS_2022 breed Sahiwal x Tharparkar chromosome 24, NIAB-ARS_B.indTharparkar_mat_pri_1.0, whole genome shotgun sequence DNA encodes these proteins:
- the GRP gene encoding gastrin-releasing peptide yields MRGREVPLVLLALVLCLAPRGWAAPVTAGRGGALAKMYTRGNHWAVGHLMGKKSVAESPQLHEEESLKEQLREYAQWEEATRNLLSLLQAKAARGHQMPPWEPLSIHQPAWDSEDVSNFKDTGPQHEERNPQLN; encoded by the exons ATGCGCGGCCGCGAGGTCCCACTCGTCCTGCTGGCGCTGGTCCTCTGCCTGGCGCCCCGGGGATGGGCCGCCCCGGTGACGGCTGGCAGAGGAGGCGCGCTGGCCAAGATGTACACGCGCGGCAACCACTGGGCGGTCG GACACTTAATGGGAAAAAAGAGTGTGGCAGAGTCCCCACAACTTCATGAGGAGGAGAGCCTGAAGGAGCAGCTGAGGGAGTACGCCCAGTGGGAAGAAGCGACAAGGAACTTGCTAAGCCTCTTACAAGCAAAGGCGGCCCGAGGCCACCAGATGCCTCCGTGGGAGCCCCTGAGCATTCACCAGCCTGCCTGGGATTCCGAGGACGTCAGCAACTTCAAAGACACAG GTCCTCAGCATGAAGAAAGGAACCCCCAGCTGAACTGA